CGTCGAGCAGGGCCGTGGCGGCGGCGGCGAACAAGTGGCGGGGGTCAGACCCTGACATGCAACAGCCTTTCCAGGTCGGCGACGTCGACGGCGACTTCGAAGCCGTCGCGGCGCAGGTACACGAGGTTGCGGCGACAAGCGAGGTCGTTGTCGTCGTAGCGGTTGAGGAACACGACGACCGGGCCGGGCAGCACGCCCGCCGAGAGGCGCACGTCGTTGATGGCGCCGAGGCCCCCATGCGCGACCAGCACGGTGACGTCGGGGCGCACGGCCTCGACCAGTGCCACGGTGTCGCCGTCGCTCGCCAACGGCGAACGCACGCCGCCCGCGCCCTCGACCAGCAACGCGTCGGCCGTCGGTTGTTCGGCCACCAGGTCGGCCAGGGTGAACGGCGGCTGGCCCAACTCGTCGGCTGCCTCAGGCGGCGCCAAGGGCACGGGGTACCACCGGTGCGGCGGGCATACCTCGTGCGGCGACTGGCCGGTGGCGGCGGCCAGCACCTCGGCGTCGGTGAGCCCGTTGCCGGGCACGAACGACTGGGCGGGCTTCCACGCCGTGGCACCGAGCAGCGGCGCCAGTTGCGCTGCGAGCCACGTCTTGCCGACGTCGGTGCCGGTGCCTGCCACCACCACCTTCATCGCGCCACCGCGGCGAAGTGGGGCGCCAGTGCGGCCACCAGGCGGCTGACCTGCTCGTCGGTGTGGGCGGCCGACAGGGCCACGCGCAGTCGCGACGTGCCCGGCGGGACGGTCGGCGGCCGGATGGCCGGCACCACCAGGCCCTCGTCGAGCAACGCGGCCGAGGCGGCCAGCGCCGCCTCTTCGGAGCCGAGCACCACGGGCACGATGGGCGACGGGTTGCCGGGCGCCACTCGCTCGACCGAGGTGCGAAGGCGCGTACGCAACGCCTCGCCTTCGGGCGACCGGACGATGCGCAATGCGGCGCCCGCCGCCGCCGCCACTGCGGGGGGCAGTGCGGTGGAGAAGATGAACGGGCGGGCCCGGTTCACCAACAGGTCGACGAACACGCGGGGGCCGACCACGAAGCCGCCCACGCTGCCCAGCGCCTTCGACAACGTGCCCACCCGCAGCACGTGCGGCGGCACCGAACGGCCGAACACGTCGTGGGCTTCGTCGAGCACGAGGAGGGCGCCCGCCCGGTCGCACAAGGCGACCAGCCCGTCGACATCGGCCACGTCGCCGTCCATGGAGAACACCGAGTCGCTGACCACGATCGAGCGCGGGCCGATCATCGACGCCAGGTGGTCGAGGTCGTTGTGCCGGTAGACCGCCACCTGGGCGCGGGCCAGGCGGGCGCCGTCGACGATCGACGCGTGGTTGAGCTCGTCCGACAGCACTCTGGCGTCGGCGGCGCCGAAGGTGGCCAGCACCCCAACGTTGGCCGCATAGCCGGTCGGGAACAGCAGAGCCGCCTCGGTCCCCTTCCACGCCGCGAGTTCGGCTTCGAGCTCGTCGTGAACCGGGCGTGAACCGACCACCAGGCGAGAGGCGCCTGCGCC
The nucleotide sequence above comes from Acidimicrobiales bacterium. Encoded proteins:
- a CDS encoding dethiobiotin synthase; translated protein: MKVVVAGTGTDVGKTWLAAQLAPLLGATAWKPAQSFVPGNGLTDAEVLAAATGQSPHEVCPPHRWYPVPLAPPEAADELGQPPFTLADLVAEQPTADALLVEGAGGVRSPLASDGDTVALVEAVRPDVTVLVAHGGLGAINDVRLSAGVLPGPVVVFLNRYDDNDLACRRNLVYLRRDGFEVAVDVADLERLLHVRV
- a CDS encoding 8-amino-7-oxononanoate synthase: MSWASWAAAEAASIRAAGRWRQVRTYDWDSLVSFASNDYLGLSSHPAVVAAACEATARWGTGAGASRLVVGSRPVHDELEAELAAWKGTEAALLFPTGYAANVGVLATFGAADARVLSDELNHASIVDGARLARAQVAVYRHNDLDHLASMIGPRSIVVSDSVFSMDGDVADVDGLVALCDRAGALLVLDEAHDVFGRSVPPHVLRVGTLSKALGSVGGFVVGPRVFVDLLVNRARPFIFSTALPPAVAAAAGAALRIVRSPEGEALRTRLRTSVERVAPGNPSPIVPVVLGSEEAALAASAALLDEGLVVPAIRPPTVPPGTSRLRVALSAAHTDEQVSRLVAALAPHFAAVAR